CTTGGAACATCTATTGAACGCGGAAAGGAAAAGACAATCGTTCACGGTAAAGAATATATGATTGAACCTGCTCTTACGGCAGATTTATCTATTATTGCCTGCAAACGTGCTGATCCATATGGAAATCTAATCTACGATCAAAGTGCACGAAACACTAACCCGCTTGTCGCCCAAGCAGGTGATGTTACTATCGCTGAATCTGTTGAAATCGTACAAACAGGTGAGTTAGGTCCAGAGGAAATTATCACTCAAGGTGTTTTCGTTGATCACGTCATTGAAAGCAAGGGAGTTGATTGGAAATGGGTATGGGAGCTGAAGCGAGAAAGTTAATTGCACAACGTGCTGCTCGTGAAGTCACGTACGGCATGATGGTTAATCTTGGGATCGGTATTCCTACGCTTGTAGCTGACTTTATTCCAAATTCCCTCGATGTCATGTTGCATACGGAAAATGGCATCTTAGGAATGGGGGGGAGTCCTGAGCAAGGTAAGGAAGATGGAAATCTATCTAACGCCGGGGGATATCCAGTTACCATTCAATCAGGTGCTTCATTTTTTGATAGTGCAGAAGCGTTTGGAATGGTTAGGAGGGGACATCTCGATTTAACGATTCTTGGCGCACTTGAAGTGAGTGGAAGAGGAGATATCGCTAATTGGATCGTACCTGGAAAACGAGTGCCTGGCATGGGTGGGGCTATTGATCTCGCTCAAAAAGCTAAAAAGGTGATTGTATTAATGAGTCATACGACAAAAGATGGGCAGCCCAAAATTGTCAAAGAATGTTCCCTCCCTTTGACAGTAAAAGAAGGTGCACACATGATTATTACAGAGAGAGCTGTTATGCGAATCGATCAGGGAGAGCTTTTTCTTCTCGAAGTGATGCCTGGTTATTCTGTTGACGATGTAATAGGCGCTACTGAAGCGGATGTAAATGTTGATCATGTGGGGAGGCGGACCTCATGAAAGAAGAAATAAACAAATGGATGATGCTTCATCGGGATTATGGGATAGAAATGCTTCAACGCTTTGTTCGTTGTGATAGCGTACAAGGAAACGAGGCAGATGTCCAAGAACTTGTTCAGTCAGAACTTCATCAACTCGGAATGAAAGTAGATCGGTTTACTCCTGGAGACGAAATCCTTAATCATCCTGCATTTTGTGCGAATCGAACAGATTTTACACAAAGCCCTAATGTTGTAGGTGTGTGGAAAGGGAAGGGAGGCGGTCGTTCACTCATTTTGAACGGTCATATTGACGTTGTCCCACCTGGAAATAGAAGTGACTGGGAGTTAGAACCTTATAGCGGGAAAGTAAAGAACGGAAGGTTATACGGTAGAGGGGCAACCGATATGAAAGGCGGAAATACGGCGATGCTGCTTGCCTTAAAATGCCTTAAAGACTTGGATCTTTCTCTAAATGGCGATCTGATATTTGAAAGTGTAGTGGAAGAAGAAAGTGGGGGAACAGGTACACTTGCGGCAATTGAACGAGGTTACCTTGCTGATGCCGCTCTTATTCCAGAGCCGACGAAGATGAAAGTGTTCCCTAAGCAGCAGGGATCAATGTGGTTTCGTATCACCGTATCAGGGCGCGGTGCACACGGTGGTACGCGTTATGAAGGAGTATCTGCTCTCGAGAAAAGCCTTTCGGTAATTAAAGCAATCCAATTATTAGAGGAACAGCGCAATAATCGGATTACAGACTCTTTATATGAAAACATTCCAATTCCTGTTCCGATAAATATAGGGAAAATTTCAGGTGGAGATTGGCCATCGTCTGTTCCAGATCAAGTAGTTTTAGAAGGAAGAATGGGTGTGATTCCTGGAGAAGAGCTTGAGGACGCAAAGCTTGACATGCGCCGTGCCCTGGGAGCTATTGAAGATGATTGGTTAACGGATCATCCAGTTGAGATTGAGTGGTTTGGAGCAAGATGGCTGCCTGGAGAAGTTGATGAAGATCATCCGTTAGTGGGCGTGATTCGCCGTCATTACGAAGAAGTCACAGGGAAAGATCTCGTTATCGAAGCTTCTCCTTGGGGGACAGATGGGGGATTGCTACAAGAAGTAGGGAATACGCCATCGATTATTTTCGGTCCAGGAGAGACAGCGGTAGCGCATTTTGCAAATGAATACATCGAAATTGATCAAATGATGCTTGCGGCAGAACTTTTTGTGCACATCATTCTAGAATGGTGTGGCCAGTATAAGTAGGAGCGGCTATGCCGTTCTTTTTCATGTGGTTCTTTCACTTTATATTTCATAACATAGCTTACCTTTAGGAAGGAGTTTACAAAAGAAAGAAGAACTACTGATTTAAGACATGAATGAGGGGGAGGTTAATGGGAGATAAGCGAATTGAAGCGGTTGAGCATTTTTATAAAGGGAGCGATTATATCTTTACCTGTACGTTTGATACATTTAATGAACGCATTCGTATTGATGTTTATGATGGAAGCGTTCAAGCAGTTATCGCTCATATTCAAGAAGTGTTTACGAGCGAATATTCAAAGTGCATTGTAAAAGTGAAGAGTGAAGATGTTTCCTCCTTTCTTTCAATTGGCTATACCTACGAAGGGAAGATTCGTTTCTATTTTTCTGGTAGTGATGCTCATCTCATGACGAAGTATCGAGCGAATTGGCGTCGAAATAGTGAGTCTTGGGTAGATGAAGACAAGTTATTAAAGGCTGTACAAAACAAGCCTCTTACTTCTCTCAAAGGAAACCCTCCTATGCGAATTGGTATTGAAAGTGATGCTGAAGCGCTAGCGAAATTATATCAAACTGTGTTTTCGGTCTACCCAACCCCAATGGATGATCCTAGTTACATTAAGAAAGCTATGAAGAGTGACACGATTTTTTATGTAATGGAAGATCAGGGAATAATCAAAAGTGCCGCCTCAGCTGAAGTGAATCGTACGTATAGAAATGCCGAGATGACGGATTGTGCAACCCTTCCTGAGTATAGGAAAGGTGGAACGATGCGTCACTTAATTCTTGCTTTAGAAACGGAATTGTTAAAGCATGAGGTGTACTATGCTTACTCGATCGCGAGGAGCCTTTCTTTTGGAATGAATGCTGTTTTTCATCAGCTTCACTATGAATATGGTGGACGTCTTATAAACAATGTGAAGATCTATAAAGATTGGGAAAATATGAATCTATGGAGCAAAACGCTTCTAAGAAGTGCCGAATAATCAGCACAGATAGATGAAAATCCGGCATAAAGGAGGACGTCTATGAGAGAAACGATCCCACTTACGGATGGAATGTTTGAAGCGATCCTAGAAAGTATTGACGAAGGGATTCATGTCGTTGATAACAGAGGGATGACGATCTATTATAATGAAATTGCTGCCAAGCACGACGGATTGCAAGTAGGTGATGTGTTAGGAACGCACTACCTAGAAGCATTTCCATCACTCTCCAAAGAGACGAGCACACTATCTCATGTGTTAACGACAAGAAAGCCGATTTTTAATAAAGACCAAACTTACAGAAATATGAAGGGACACCTGATCTCGACGATAAATACCACACTACCTATCGTTGTGAATGGGCACTTAGAAGGAGCTGTGGAAATTGCTCGAGATCTTTCGCGTATCAAAATATTGTCTGATAAGGTAATGGAATTACAATCTAAAATAAATCGAAAGACGGTCAAGGAGTTCGACAACGGCACTATCTATACATTTGAGCACATTCTAACGAACGATCCCGTTTTTATAAAGGTAAAGGACCGAGCCCAAAAAGCTGCCGTTCTTCATTCTCCAGTTCTTGTCTATGGTGAGACTGGCACTGGAAAAGAACTCCTTGTTCAAGCGATTCATAATGCTTCTAAGCGGGTGGGGCCATTTATTGCACAAAATTGCGCCGCCTTACCTGCATCGATTCTTGAGTCGATTCTTTTTGGTACTTCCAAAGGAAGTTTTACAGGTGCTGAGGAGCGTGAAGGATTATTCGAACTAGCTAATGGCGGTACTCTTTTTCTTGATGAGATTAATTCGATGCCCATTGATGTACAAGCAAAGTTGCTTCGGGTTTTAGAGGATGGTGTCATCCGGCGAGTTGGAGCAGGAAAGACGAGAAAAGTGGATGTCCGAATCATAGCTGCAATGAATGAAGAACCGGAATCTGCTCTTGAGGCAAAGAGGCTTCGTGTTGATTTGTTTTACCGTTTGAATGTTATTTATCTTAGATTACCACCTCTTCGAGAACGAAAAGAGGATATTTCTAATCTCATTGCTCATTTTATTAAGAAATACAACGATAAATTTCATAAAAACATAAGAGGAGTCGATCAGAAGTCGGCAACGCTGCTCTCTTCGCGTCACTGGCATGGAAATGTTCGGGAGCTTGAGCATGTGATTCAATCGGCCATGAATTTCGCAGAAGGAAATACATTAACCGTCGACGATTTTGAGGTGCTTCTTCCAGAAAATCAATCTCGTGTAACGGCACCACTCCGCGACGTTTTATTAAAAACGGAATATGATTTAATAAAACAAGCCATGAATGTCAGCCAGGGGAATGTGAAAAAAGCTGCAGAGCAGTTAGGCATCCCCAGACAAACATTACAATATAAACTTTCTAAACACCCACTAAGCCAGAGTGCCGAATATTGAGCACAGCTGGCTTTTTATTGTGGAAATAAATGAAGGGAGTGGATAAGTAGGGATCTTAGTTGTAACCGTAATAGACTTATCTTATAAGCGTCTTGATCCCATGATAAACCAAAAAGTAGGCTTTTTTGAAGAATCAATGGAGCTGGCACGCTACTTGCATAGTATAGGAGTAGATTATCTGAAGGGGGAATGTATTGTGCTGATGCAACTGTATAAGCCAACTCGGAATTGGAAGGATATTGAACTTTGGAAGGATGTCACGGAAGACAAATGGAATGATTGGATTTGGCAGCTTACTAATACGATTCGAACGCTTGATGACTTGAAGAAAGTAGTGAACTTAACACCTGACGAGGAAGAAGGTGTGAAGATCGCAACGAAAACCATTCCACTTAACATTACGCCATACTATGCTTCCTTAATGAATCCGGATGATCCGCGCTGTCCAGTTCGCATGCAATCAGTGCCTATTTCGCAAGAGATGTACAAAACGAAATATGATCTCGAAGATCCTCTTCATGAAGATGAGGATTCCCCAGTACCTGGATTAACGCATAGATATCCTGATCGCGTTCTTTTCCTAGTTACAAATCAGTGTTCGATGTACTGCAGGTATTGTACTAGGAGGCGCTTTTCAGGGCAAATCGGAATGGGGGTTCCAAAAAAACAGCTTGATGAAGCCATAAGCTATATTTCAAGAACCCCTGAAGTGAGAGATGTCCTTATTTCTGGAGGAGATGGGCTACTTATCAATGATAAGATTCTTGAATATGTGCTCAAGAACTTACGAGCGATTCCACATGTTGAAATTATTCGAATCGGAACGAGAGCACCAGTTGTGTTTCCTCAGCGAATTACAGAGGATTTATGTAACATTTTAAAGAAATACCATCCTGTCTGGCTGAACACGCATTTTAATACAAGTATTGAAATTACAGAAGAATCGAAGAAGGCATGTGAAATGCTGGCAGATGCGGGCGTTCCTGTTGGAAATCAAGCGGTTATTCTTGCAGGGATTAATGATAGCGTACCGATCATGAAGAAGCTGATGCATGACCTTGTGAAAATTAGGGTGAGGCCTTATTACATTTATCAGTGTGATTTATCTGAGGGGATTGGACACTTTCGTGCACCGGTTTCAAAAGGATTGGAAATCATTGAAGGATTAAGGGGACATACGTCAGGATATGCCGTACCGACATTTGTAGTTGATGCCCCTGGAGGCGGTGGGAAAATAGCACTTCAGCCAAATTACATGATTTCCCAAAGTGCAGATAAAGTTATTTTACGAAACTTTGAAGGGGTTATTACTTCGTACCCTGAGCCGGAAAATTATACTCCTGGTACTGCTGATACGTACTTTAACCAGGTTTATGAAATGGAGAAAAAACCTGCTATCGGCATTCATTCCTTAATGACAGATGAGCGGTTTAATCTTGTTCCAGAAGGCATTCAGCGGTTTAGTCGAAGATCTCAGTACGAAAAGGACGCAACACATAGCACGCTAAAAGATAAGCGCGATAAAAGAGATGTTATGAAGGAAAAGAAATTTAACGCAGAGCAGGAGAAATACAAAGGTACTGATAAAGGAGAGGAAACCGTATGATCTGTAAATGGTGTGAACAGGAGGGAGCTTTTGAGACGCTTGATAAAGGTTACTGGGAATTACCTGATGGATCGAGAGCGGTCGAAATTAGTAATTTGCCCTCTGTTCAATGCGGTTATTGCGGGATGTGCTATCAAACAGATGAATTAGTTGGAGACGTGGAGGAGCAATTGATGCTAATCGATACGACAAAACTCCCCTCCTCCTTTTCGTATAAAGAATTGATGAGTCAAGAAAGACTCTTAAAGAAAAATTATTTTGATCTTGATCGTTACCCGCTTTAATCCTTGAGTTAATAGCATTTTCATTGGAAAAGAAAACACGCAAAAAAAGTTATATCGGAATATTCTGAAAAATATTGATATTTTGACGATTCCCTCGTATAATAGAAAAAAGAGCTTCAGAGGGGGGAGAGCTAGCATGAACAATCATCATAAGTCGTATAAAGACAATATGAAACAACGTGCTATGAAAAAGAAACAGGAACAGGAAACGTTTGAGTTGGAATTGTACGCCCAATTGATCCTTGATGAAGCCGTGTTTACTTTCCAGGAAAAACGTTACCAACAATCCATTGATCAAGCTCTCGACAGAGGAGACAAAAAAGCATTTCAAGAAGCATCCAAGCAGTATGTAGCGTTTCTTCGTTCTTACAAACAGGAGCTTCATTTCGACTGAATAGAATGAGGCCAGTCTGGCACAAACTAGAGAGGAAGTACTTCTAAAGGAGTGTCACGATGGGCAGACAGAAAAAAGGAAATCCCAATGCACAGCGTAATAATAATGCAAAACAACAAAAAGCAAAAGCGATGCCATCCTATGCAGAGATGGAAGCAGAAAAGCTGAAAAATCCGCAAGAATAAAAGAAGGAGCCTTCATTAAAAAGGCTCCTTTTTTTATTGTGATCATTTTGTTATTTCGTTTATGTTACCATAAGAAAAGAAAATGGTTTATAGGGTGAAAGGAAGATCAAATATATGGGCCGATTAGTATTAATTGATGGATTTAATTTATTAAGTAGAGGTTATTTTGCCACAGCCTATGGAAAGTCTGAAGACCAGCTTTCGCAAACGCCTGAAGGGTTATTTACGAATGCTTTAAGGGTGAAGCTACAAAAAATCATTTCTCTTGTAAAGGAGTATGAACCAACGCATTTTGTTGTTACATGGGATGTGAAACGGAATGAAGTAAAGCGTAAAGCGCTCTATGAAGAATATAAAGGAACGAGGGAAGACCTTCCTGCACCACTTATTCAGCAGTATGAAACGGCGGTGAATTTATTTAAGGCAACAGGAATCCCGCAAATGAGTGTAGAAGGATTTGAAGCAGATGATGTAATGGGAACACTCTCCGACCGGTGGACAAAAGAAGGGCTAGGTGATTGTTACATTTATAGTAATGATCGGGATCTTCTTCAGCTTCTAAATCCTTCTGTTTCACAAATTATTGCGATTCGAAAAGAAGGCGATAGGGTATACACAGAAGAGCATTTTAAAACAGAGTATGGAATTACACCCGATCAGTGGATTGATGTGAAAGCATTACTAGGAGATAAGAGTGATAACATTCCAGGTGTTGCTGGGGTAGGGGACAAGGCTGCTTTACCGCTTATTCAGCAATATG
The sequence above is drawn from the Pseudalkalibacillus hwajinpoensis genome and encodes:
- a CDS encoding 3-oxoacid CoA-transferase subunit B, coding for MGMGAEARKLIAQRAAREVTYGMMVNLGIGIPTLVADFIPNSLDVMLHTENGILGMGGSPEQGKEDGNLSNAGGYPVTIQSGASFFDSAEAFGMVRRGHLDLTILGALEVSGRGDIANWIVPGKRVPGMGGAIDLAQKAKKVIVLMSHTTKDGQPKIVKECSLPLTVKEGAHMIITERAVMRIDQGELFLLEVMPGYSVDDVIGATEADVNVDHVGRRTS
- a CDS encoding peptidase, producing the protein MKEEINKWMMLHRDYGIEMLQRFVRCDSVQGNEADVQELVQSELHQLGMKVDRFTPGDEILNHPAFCANRTDFTQSPNVVGVWKGKGGGRSLILNGHIDVVPPGNRSDWELEPYSGKVKNGRLYGRGATDMKGGNTAMLLALKCLKDLDLSLNGDLIFESVVEEESGGTGTLAAIERGYLADAALIPEPTKMKVFPKQQGSMWFRITVSGRGAHGGTRYEGVSALEKSLSVIKAIQLLEEQRNNRITDSLYENIPIPVPINIGKISGGDWPSSVPDQVVLEGRMGVIPGEELEDAKLDMRRALGAIEDDWLTDHPVEIEWFGARWLPGEVDEDHPLVGVIRRHYEEVTGKDLVIEASPWGTDGGLLQEVGNTPSIIFGPGETAVAHFANEYIEIDQMMLAAELFVHIILEWCGQYK
- the ablB gene encoding putative beta-lysine N-acetyltransferase, which gives rise to MGDKRIEAVEHFYKGSDYIFTCTFDTFNERIRIDVYDGSVQAVIAHIQEVFTSEYSKCIVKVKSEDVSSFLSIGYTYEGKIRFYFSGSDAHLMTKYRANWRRNSESWVDEDKLLKAVQNKPLTSLKGNPPMRIGIESDAEALAKLYQTVFSVYPTPMDDPSYIKKAMKSDTIFYVMEDQGIIKSAASAEVNRTYRNAEMTDCATLPEYRKGGTMRHLILALETELLKHEVYYAYSIARSLSFGMNAVFHQLHYEYGGRLINNVKIYKDWENMNLWSKTLLRSAE
- a CDS encoding sigma-54 interaction domain-containing protein encodes the protein MRETIPLTDGMFEAILESIDEGIHVVDNRGMTIYYNEIAAKHDGLQVGDVLGTHYLEAFPSLSKETSTLSHVLTTRKPIFNKDQTYRNMKGHLISTINTTLPIVVNGHLEGAVEIARDLSRIKILSDKVMELQSKINRKTVKEFDNGTIYTFEHILTNDPVFIKVKDRAQKAAVLHSPVLVYGETGTGKELLVQAIHNASKRVGPFIAQNCAALPASILESILFGTSKGSFTGAEEREGLFELANGGTLFLDEINSMPIDVQAKLLRVLEDGVIRRVGAGKTRKVDVRIIAAMNEEPESALEAKRLRVDLFYRLNVIYLRLPPLRERKEDISNLIAHFIKKYNDKFHKNIRGVDQKSATLLSSRHWHGNVRELEHVIQSAMNFAEGNTLTVDDFEVLLPENQSRVTAPLRDVLLKTEYDLIKQAMNVSQGNVKKAAEQLGIPRQTLQYKLSKHPLSQSAEY
- the ablA gene encoding lysine 2,3-aminomutase, yielding MLMQLYKPTRNWKDIELWKDVTEDKWNDWIWQLTNTIRTLDDLKKVVNLTPDEEEGVKIATKTIPLNITPYYASLMNPDDPRCPVRMQSVPISQEMYKTKYDLEDPLHEDEDSPVPGLTHRYPDRVLFLVTNQCSMYCRYCTRRRFSGQIGMGVPKKQLDEAISYISRTPEVRDVLISGGDGLLINDKILEYVLKNLRAIPHVEIIRIGTRAPVVFPQRITEDLCNILKKYHPVWLNTHFNTSIEITEESKKACEMLADAGVPVGNQAVILAGINDSVPIMKKLMHDLVKIRVRPYYIYQCDLSEGIGHFRAPVSKGLEIIEGLRGHTSGYAVPTFVVDAPGGGGKIALQPNYMISQSADKVILRNFEGVITSYPEPENYTPGTADTYFNQVYEMEKKPAIGIHSLMTDERFNLVPEGIQRFSRRSQYEKDATHSTLKDKRDKRDVMKEKKFNAEQEKYKGTDKGEETV
- a CDS encoding YokU family protein, translating into MICKWCEQEGAFETLDKGYWELPDGSRAVEISNLPSVQCGYCGMCYQTDELVGDVEEQLMLIDTTKLPSSFSYKELMSQERLLKKNYFDLDRYPL
- a CDS encoding IDEAL domain-containing protein — protein: MNNHHKSYKDNMKQRAMKKKQEQETFELELYAQLILDEAVFTFQEKRYQQSIDQALDRGDKKAFQEASKQYVAFLRSYKQELHFD
- a CDS encoding 5'-3' exonuclease produces the protein MGRLVLIDGFNLLSRGYFATAYGKSEDQLSQTPEGLFTNALRVKLQKIISLVKEYEPTHFVVTWDVKRNEVKRKALYEEYKGTREDLPAPLIQQYETAVNLFKATGIPQMSVEGFEADDVMGTLSDRWTKEGLGDCYIYSNDRDLLQLLNPSVSQIIAIRKEGDRVYTEEHFKTEYGITPDQWIDVKALLGDKSDNIPGVAGVGDKAALPLIQQYGSVQGVYENIRELDSKFNRYRKKLIDGEELAKLSLELVTIERAIPELDDYSFANCTLDMDLDRFKDELDHLGLRIRM